The Sphingomonas sanguinis nucleotide sequence TTGATGTCGTCCCAACGGATGTCGCTCACACCGTGGCCCGACGAGGAAAGCGAGATCACGCGGGCTCCTCCACGCAGCAAGGGCCAGAGGCGATTCACGAAAACGAAATGGCCGAGATGATTGACGGCGAACTGCATTTCCCATCCCGCACCGACGCGCTTTTCCGGGGTTCCCATGATGCCGGCGTTGTTGATGAGCATGTCGATGTGGCGCCCCTCGCTCAGAAGCGAATCGGCGAATGCCCGAACCGATTCTAGACTGGCCAGATCCATGGTCGCTGGCCGTACCCTTGCGACGCCCGAAAGCGCTTCGGCGGCAACATCGTGCCGACGCGCCGGCACGATGACTTCCGCCCCAGCGCCCGCCAGCGCCTTCACGGCCTCGATACCGATCCCGGAGTAGCCGCCGGTAACGACGGCAAGTTTGCCGGTGAGATCAATGCCCTGCAGCACTTCTTGAGCCGTATTGCGCTTGTTGAAACCCGAGGGGAGTGGTGACTGTTTGGTGGACATAACGGCTCCTGCGAATTTCTTTGCTTCCACCGGTGGATTAGACAAGATATCCAGGACGATCTATGATTGATCGTCCGCATAACTTTCGCGAGCGTACATGATCGATCCGCTTTCCCAGGTTTTGATGCTGCTTCGCCCGCGCAGTGCGATTGGCAGCGGGCTCGAACTTTCCGGTGAATGGTGCTTTCGGTTTTCCGGGCACGAGAGCATCAAATTCTGTGCCATCATGCGCGGGGAGTGCTGGCTGCGGCTCGAGGGCGAAGACCCCTGGCAGCATATGCGTGCCGGCGACTGCTTTCTGATGACCCGGGGCCTGCCTTTCCAGCTTGCAAGTCAGCCCGAGCTTGCTCCGCGCGACGCGACCGAGTTGGAGAAGAATGCCAGATGGCCCATCGCACCCAGCGTCGGCGAGGACAACGTGCAGGTGGTTGGCGGCGGTTTTGCTCTGGATCCCGGCAACGGAGCGGAGATGATAACGGCGTTGCCGCCGGTATTGATCGTCCGACATGCCTCACCGCATGCAAAGGTACTGAATTTCTGCCTTACACAGTTCGCGGACGAACTCGGCAGCGACCAGCCCGGATCCAGCCTCCTGGCCGAACACCTCGCGCACGTCATGCTTGTGCACCTGATGCGTATCTATCTGGCCGAGGGGCCTCCAGAAGGGGCTAACTGGTTGCGTGCGCTGGGGGACAATCGCCTCAGCCGGGCGGTTGCGGCCATGCACGCGCGGCCGTCCAACAACTGGTCTCTGCAGGAACTTGCGCGAGAAGCGGGCATGTCGCGCACCAGCTTCACGACCTACTTCAAGCAGGTCGTTGGGCAATCACCCATGGAGTATCTGACTGGTTGGCGCATGCTTCTTGCCAAAGGGCAATTGCGGCTGGGCAAGACCTCGGTCGCAACTATCGCTGCGGAAAGTGGCTACCAATCGGAAGCCGCGTTCAGCACAGCATTCAAGAGGATCGTCGGCATGACGCCGCGACAGGCAAGAAATACTTAGACTTTATCCATTGTGTGCGACCGCTGGAGAGCAGGTTGGGAAAAGGGGCACGTCACGTCAGCAGGCCTGGTCACACGCGGCTCTCCGTCACTAGCTATTTAGCAACATTGATCGTCAAGAAATCGCCATTTCCGCCCATGATGCCAAAGCAGACATCTTTCTAAAATCCGACCTCCCTGAGATCTACCTAGCGGATGTTGTAATTTGTGATTGCGCAGAAACAATATCTCAATCCTTGAGATTGATCGGGCTTGCACAAGCCGTTTCCTGTCTTTCCTGGCCACGATTGATACTGTCGATCACTGCGTATCCGGGAACGCAGCGAGGATTGTCAATGTTGTTCAGCATGTTGAGCGACTGATGGAGCGCAGCCGAACCGTTATGCGCCATTGGAAGGTGTTTCCTCAAGACCAAAATCCTTGGGAACCTCTCACTCGAACTATAGCCGCCGGAGGCGCTGTTAAACTAGCCCGCAGTGCGCCGATCTTGTAATTCGGTGTATTCCCCTTCCGTAAAACACAGCGCCGATATGCTGAGGTCATCGTCGTTGACTCCTTTCGTTAGAATTTCCTCGGGCCCTTCAATGCAGGCAAAGGCCAGCTTGGAGCTACAGACATGCCCGTTCAGGTTGGAGCCGCGCTTTCGAATGACGAAATTCGACTTGAGAGACATCCAAGTTTGTTATCGATGGCATGTTTCATCGAAGGTGCGTCGATAATTTCGCTGTCTGGAACGTGATTTGAAAGTGGATGCGGCCAAAAAATCCAAAGTTACGTCATTAATCTTCCAGATATATTCAGCATGATGGTCTGTGTAGAATCTGCGGATTTGATGAAATATTAGCCGGTTATGCGAAGCCGAGGCGAGGTACGGGCGAAACCGATGTCAGTTCCGACGTAGCAGCGGCTGCGTGCTGCAGCGGAAGGAGCCGCCGAACGACCGGCTGATGTCGTACTTGACGTATTCCACCGCGATCCCGTGCCGGCGCAGCGCGTTGCCGATGGTCGCGAACGCCGGATCGGTGACATAGACCCGGTCGGACAGCGGCAGCCCGTTGGTCGCAAGCGCTTTCGCCTCTTCCAACGACACATCGATCCTTTCCCAGTGCTTCAACAGGTTTGGAATGCCATCGAGAAAGGCATCGCGGCAGGCGACCATCAGGCCGTCACGGATGAGGCCCAGTGCACAGTCGAGATGCAGGATGTCGTCACGAAGCCTGACACGTTCCACCGTGTAGCCCTGTGGCGTCAGCAGCTTGGACAGGAAGCGGACGCCTTGCGCATTGCTTGCCAGCCCCGACGTACCGACGAACACATGCCGCCCGAGCACCAGCACGTCGCCTCCTTCGAGAAACGGTCCGGCGCCCAGCGTCTTGTCGTCCTTCGCCGCGATCTCGGGCATCGGCACGGCGACATAGGCAGCGTTCGACGGCAGGACTTGCTGCGCGATGATCGGCCGAACCGGCAGCACCTCGCGTCGACGGTGAAGAAACCGCAGCGACCCTTCGATCACATTCGGGCCGACGGTGAAGAAGGGATCGCGGACGAAGAAATTGGCATAGCCATTGTCGGCAGCGGCGGCCTTCTCCGCGTCCGTCAGCAGGCGCGGGCGCAGTACCTCCACGCCGTGACCCACCAGGACCTGACGGAACGCTTCGCGCTCCGCCTCCCACGCCTTCTGCTTCTCCGGGAACAGATCGGCAAAGTCGCCGCCATCTTTCAGCGCTTCCACGCTCGCGCCGTCGAGGAACCGGAGATCATCGCTTGCGGCCATGTTTTTGGGAAAGGCGACCTGGGATTGGGTCAGTACCACTATGCGGAGCGGCGCGAATTCGCTTTCGACATGAACTTGCGTCATTGGTTTCGACTTTCCGTTCCAGGTGGATGCTGCATTTGCAGCTATGGCGGGACTGGCAGCCAATCCGACTGCCGCGCCTGACAGCATGGTCCGACGGGATATTGTCATCGTTGATGATCCTCAAAAGAAACGGCGATGCCCCTGGTTCCGCCAGTCGCGGTTCGGCCGGTGACCCGATCGAACAGCCAGTTGTAGGCGACGGTGTAGGGCAGGATGAAAAGGAGGAAGGCGGCCTCGACGACCACCGCCTGCATCAGTGTGAGGCTCAGCCACCAGGCGGCAAGCGGCACGCAGGTGAGCACAAGCCCCGCCTCGAAGCCGATCGCATGGGCGACGCGTACGCCAAGCGTCCGTCCCTCGAGCGGGACGTGCCGATCGAAGATCCAGTTATAGGCGAGGTTCCAGAGCGTCGCGATCGTCGACATCATGACCGACAAGAGCCCGGTGCTCGCCAATGGTCGATCGAGTGCATAGGCCACCACCGGTGAGCAGATCGCGACGGCAATGACCTCGAAGCCGATCGCATGAACGACGCGTTCTCGGATGCTGCGAAGTTGGTGACCCATGGTTCACTCCCCTGCTTGACGACAAGGGATCTAGCGCGTCCTTAGCGATAGCCAACAATGAGCAGCCATCGGTTTGATCGATATGTCGTTTGCCCCCGAACTCCTCCGCGCCTTCGTCGCCGCAGCGACGACCGGCAGCTTTTCCGCGGCCGCACGCTCGATGGGACGATCGCAGTCGACCGTCAGCGCGGCGATCGCCAATCTGGAGGTCGATGTCGGCGTTCCGCTGTTCGAGCGCGGATCGCGCCATAACCGGCTGACCGAGGCGGGCGTACAGGTTCTGGGTCACGCTCGCGCGATCCTGGCCGCGCACGAGCGGTTGGAAGCACTGAGCATCCGCCTCGCCGACCGGGTCGAGCCCGTAGTGTCGCTCGCGCTATCGGATGCCTTCCATTTCGATCCGGACGGCAAGATCACCAAGCGGTTCATCGCACGCTTCCCCGATACCGCGCTCCATTGCAGCGCGGCGGAAAGCGAGGAGATCATCGCCAGGCTTCAGACACGCACGACCACGATCGGCATCGGACCGGTGCAGCCGCGCTACCCGCATGACATCACCGCGGCGCGCCTCACGCATGCCTCGCCTTTCGGCATCTATGTAGCCGCCGATCACCCGCTCGCCATCCGCGATGACCTGGTCGACGATGACCTGTCGGAGTGGCGATGCCTCTACCTCAGTCGGAACCCAGGTGACGACGCCGCGAACCACGTCAACGGATGGTCCGCGCCCGATTACCTGACCCTGCTGGAAATGGCGGCGCAGGGCCTCGGTTGGGCAGTCTTGCCAAGTGCGATGGTGAAGCGCTTCAGCCACGGGCGGCTGAGTCCGCTCCGGCTTCGCGCCCCGCTGTTGCCGGTGGCGATGGATGTCGTCTGGTCGCGCCAGCACCTGCCTGGCCCGGCCGGGCTGTGGCTGATCGAGCAGATTTGCGCATAGCATCTCTACGACGTCGCTGAGGCATCCGTGTGCTCCTCACGGATTGGCTATGCGGGCCAATACGGCCTTCCCCGCTGCAGAAATCGCTACGAACAGAATGCGTCGGTCATTCACGCAGCGTCTTCGCTCGATCAAACGCCTGGCCTCAAGGGCATCGAGAACCCGTGTCATGGCGCCGGCGTCGTGGACCAGGCGCGCCGCCAATGTCTTCACGGCGCAATCGCCGTCCTCGGACAGAACTTCCAAGAGCATCCA carries:
- a CDS encoding multidrug/biocide efflux PACE transporter, whose product is MGHQLRSIRERVVHAIGFEVIAVAICSPVVAYALDRPLASTGLLSVMMSTIATLWNLAYNWIFDRHVPLEGRTLGVRVAHAIGFEAGLVLTCVPLAAWWLSLTLMQAVVVEAAFLLFILPYTVAYNWLFDRVTGRTATGGTRGIAVSFEDHQR
- a CDS encoding AraC family transcriptional regulator; the encoded protein is MIDPLSQVLMLLRPRSAIGSGLELSGEWCFRFSGHESIKFCAIMRGECWLRLEGEDPWQHMRAGDCFLMTRGLPFQLASQPELAPRDATELEKNARWPIAPSVGEDNVQVVGGGFALDPGNGAEMITALPPVLIVRHASPHAKVLNFCLTQFADELGSDQPGSSLLAEHLAHVMLVHLMRIYLAEGPPEGANWLRALGDNRLSRAVAAMHARPSNNWSLQELAREAGMSRTSFTTYFKQVVGQSPMEYLTGWRMLLAKGQLRLGKTSVATIAAESGYQSEAAFSTAFKRIVGMTPRQARNT
- a CDS encoding MarR family winged helix-turn-helix transcriptional regulator → MTANGRCTTLATIDPMKTGEGNRIGCVAPGLPRGPTMLDRRNSCLLFLRHLDELASREGLTSTQWMLLEVLSEDGDCAVKTLAARLVHDAGAMTRVLDALEARRLIERRRCVNDRRILFVAISAAGKAVLARIANP
- a CDS encoding SDR family NAD(P)-dependent oxidoreductase; translated protein: MSTKQSPLPSGFNKRNTAQEVLQGIDLTGKLAVVTGGYSGIGIEAVKALAGAGAEVIVPARRHDVAAEALSGVARVRPATMDLASLESVRAFADSLLSEGRHIDMLINNAGIMGTPEKRVGAGWEMQFAVNHLGHFVFVNRLWPLLRGGARVISLSSSGHGVSDIRWDDINFERGYDKWLAYGQSKTANSLFAVELDRLAAKEGVRAFAVHPGSILSPLQRHMSREELMGYGWLDAKGRPVEAILKSTQQGASTEIWAATSPKLVGMGGLYLEDNDVAPISAKLGDLGVRPYAVDSDSARRLWQISVEMTGEDAFS
- a CDS encoding LysR family transcriptional regulator, whose protein sequence is MSFAPELLRAFVAAATTGSFSAAARSMGRSQSTVSAAIANLEVDVGVPLFERGSRHNRLTEAGVQVLGHARAILAAHERLEALSIRLADRVEPVVSLALSDAFHFDPDGKITKRFIARFPDTALHCSAAESEEIIARLQTRTTTIGIGPVQPRYPHDITAARLTHASPFGIYVAADHPLAIRDDLVDDDLSEWRCLYLSRNPGDDAANHVNGWSAPDYLTLLEMAAQGLGWAVLPSAMVKRFSHGRLSPLRLRAPLLPVAMDVVWSRQHLPGPAGLWLIEQICA
- a CDS encoding dimethylarginine dimethylaminohydrolase family protein codes for the protein MAASDDLRFLDGASVEALKDGGDFADLFPEKQKAWEAEREAFRQVLVGHGVEVLRPRLLTDAEKAAAADNGYANFFVRDPFFTVGPNVIEGSLRFLHRRREVLPVRPIIAQQVLPSNAAYVAVPMPEIAAKDDKTLGAGPFLEGGDVLVLGRHVFVGTSGLASNAQGVRFLSKLLTPQGYTVERVRLRDDILHLDCALGLIRDGLMVACRDAFLDGIPNLLKHWERIDVSLEEAKALATNGLPLSDRVYVTDPAFATIGNALRRHGIAVEYVKYDISRSFGGSFRCSTQPLLRRN